A section of the Helicobacter jaachi genome encodes:
- a CDS encoding YagU family protein: protein MQTTPKSARRYGLAALIGVIAGVFSAIVKWGWEVPFPPRNPSVPWPVDAVDALGAPLRTTPPNIFLEQIGLGNMIDWSYTFSGISLPLGTFMVHVGFAVVFAVAYCVIAEVYPRIKMWQGAVFGIFVYLFAHVIVMPLIAEVPPLSQIPLDEHISEFFGHIVWLWAIEIVRRDLRNRITKQSDPEFCK, encoded by the coding sequence ATGCAGACTACACCAAAATCAGCGAGAAGATATGGACTAGCAGCCTTGATTGGCGTTATAGCGGGCGTTTTTAGTGCGATTGTAAAATGGGGTTGGGAAGTGCCTTTCCCTCCGCGAAATCCTAGTGTGCCTTGGCCTGTTGATGCAGTAGATGCCTTAGGCGCGCCATTGCGCACTACGCCGCCCAATATCTTTTTGGAGCAAATTGGCTTAGGCAACATGATAGATTGGAGCTACACATTTTCAGGCATTTCATTGCCACTTGGCACATTTATGGTGCATGTGGGCTTTGCCGTTGTATTTGCGGTGGCGTATTGCGTGATTGCAGAGGTTTATCCTCGTATTAAAATGTGGCAAGGCGCGGTATTTGGGATTTTTGTATATCTTTTTGCGCATGTGATTGTAATGCCTCTCATTGCGGAAGTGCCGCCATTATCACAAATCCCACTTGATGAGCATATTTCTGAATTTTTTGGGCATATTGTATGGCTGTGGGCAATTGAAATTGTAAGAAGGGATTTGCGCAATCGAATCACCAAGCAAAGCGACCCAGAATTTTGTAAATAG
- a CDS encoding outer membrane family protein, producing MRKILCFLFMVGCASGFEYKVSGLAESFTKAGFNNQRLVQGSDNDRAPTESFSTIFAQLNFDAQIFSGLNFGLGGSVGGLALDSTNNAQGKEYALTQGLNRTVVQDAFFGASFERNKAQNYVLHNAFLEHSSEHFYLKLGRYESGKVGEWFDGHTQGAEGYAKFGAFKLWAFFSNRRALLHSRLFYDWWQLNGEHENGKTRNLYAAGFDTESSGFKLSLFSYYADSKVVAPGFSLSFDTNPSFSMQGFRSITKIHALFPIAQSSFVGSNDTFGADVTTTIYDGYRNWGYVKKSTQTLHIAQKFAFDNMNFGLGYYQNFGNANALIGTFGSPLELAILPSNAYDYGRGMSDMVGANALTGYGYFGSVHGGFDWSLLARATKSDRSDEQSVALNMNYQIRSDIKISAKLEWLNDITKAGYSPYIGANKLAKKRADDKSHAFFVISHTF from the coding sequence ATGAGGAAGATTCTATGTTTTTTGTTTATGGTAGGCTGTGCGAGTGGATTTGAATATAAAGTCAGTGGCTTGGCAGAATCTTTTACCAAAGCGGGCTTTAATAACCAACGCCTTGTGCAAGGGAGCGATAATGATAGAGCGCCTACAGAGAGCTTTAGCACGATTTTTGCTCAACTCAATTTTGATGCGCAAATTTTTAGTGGCTTAAACTTTGGGCTAGGCGGCTCTGTGGGCGGGCTTGCATTAGATTCTACAAATAATGCGCAAGGCAAGGAATACGCGCTCACTCAAGGACTTAATCGCACTGTGGTTCAAGATGCGTTCTTTGGCGCGAGCTTTGAGCGCAATAAGGCGCAAAATTATGTCTTACACAACGCCTTTTTGGAGCATTCAAGCGAGCATTTTTACCTTAAACTTGGACGGTATGAATCAGGCAAAGTCGGCGAGTGGTTTGATGGACACACACAAGGCGCGGAAGGATATGCCAAATTTGGCGCATTTAAACTATGGGCATTTTTCTCAAATCGCCGTGCTTTGCTGCATAGTAGGCTATTTTATGACTGGTGGCAGCTTAATGGCGAGCATGAAAATGGCAAGACGCGCAATCTTTACGCCGCGGGATTTGATACAGAATCTAGTGGCTTTAAACTTTCACTTTTCTCATATTATGCCGATAGCAAGGTGGTAGCGCCGGGCTTTAGCCTTTCATTTGACACTAATCCTAGTTTTAGTATGCAGGGCTTTCGCTCAATTACTAAGATTCACGCGCTATTTCCCATTGCGCAAAGCTCTTTTGTGGGCAGCAATGACACATTTGGCGCTGATGTGACAACGACAATTTATGATGGCTATCGCAACTGGGGCTATGTGAAAAAATCCACACAAACACTGCACATCGCGCAAAAATTTGCGTTTGATAATATGAATTTTGGCTTAGGGTATTATCAAAATTTTGGTAATGCTAATGCGCTCATAGGGACATTTGGTAGCCCTTTGGAGCTAGCGATTTTGCCATCAAATGCCTATGATTATGGGCGCGGAATGAGCGATATGGTGGGTGCAAATGCGCTTACTGGCTATGGCTACTTTGGTAGCGTGCATGGGGGCTTTGACTGGAGTTTGCTTGCACGCGCGACAAAAAGCGATAGGAGTGATGAACAAAGTGTGGCGCTCAATATGAATTATCAAATTCGTAGCGATATTAAGATAAGTGCCAAACTTGAGTGGCTAAATGACATCACAAAGGCTGGATATAGTCCCTATATCGGCGCGAATAAGCTGGCAAAAAAGCGCGCAGATGATAAATCACACGCCTTTTTTGTGATTAGCCACACATTTTAA
- the rpsO gene encoding 30S ribosomal protein S15 gives MALDMAKKQEIIGKFARDSKDTGSSEVQVALLSQRITDLTEHLKSNPKDHSSRLGLLKLVGKRKSLLAYLKRTQYNRYAKLIGELKLKDRI, from the coding sequence ATGGCTTTAGATATGGCGAAAAAACAAGAGATTATCGGTAAATTTGCTAGAGACAGCAAAGATACTGGCTCAAGTGAAGTGCAAGTAGCGCTGCTTTCCCAACGCATTACAGATTTAACAGAGCATTTGAAAAGTAATCCAAAGGACCATTCAAGTCGTTTGGGGCTTTTAAAGCTCGTTGGTAAAAGAAAATCGCTGCTTGCTTATCTCAAGCGCACGCAATACAACCGCTACGCAAAGCTTATAGGCGAACTTAAGCTTAAAGATAGAATCTAG
- a CDS encoding Bax inhibitor-1 family protein translates to MGLYDRNYVGEMHTESSAARDSALVKFVKTTYLFFGASLFFAFIGAMIGLMNLQLVYENRIVIFIAEFAALFGLMFSRSKPGLNIAMLFIFTTLTGVAITPLVAMVSVKAGPGAVAMAFAMTTIIFGVMSIFGIKTTKDLANMGKMLFIALIVVFVCSIVNIFLGSSMFQVIISSAVAILFSIYVAYDTQNIIRGLYQSPVDAAISLYLDFYNIFVSLLSLIGLSSRD, encoded by the coding sequence ATGGGACTTTATGATAGAAATTATGTAGGAGAGATGCATACAGAATCTAGTGCAGCACGCGACAGCGCACTTGTGAAATTTGTGAAGACCACCTATCTTTTTTTTGGTGCGAGCTTGTTTTTTGCCTTCATCGGCGCGATGATTGGGCTTATGAATCTTCAGCTTGTGTATGAAAATCGCATAGTTATTTTCATCGCAGAGTTTGCCGCGCTCTTTGGGCTTATGTTCTCGCGCTCAAAGCCGGGCTTAAATATCGCTATGCTTTTTATCTTTACCACACTCACAGGCGTGGCTATTACACCGCTTGTAGCTATGGTTTCAGTAAAAGCAGGTCCGGGCGCAGTGGCTATGGCGTTTGCTATGACTACTATTATTTTTGGCGTAATGAGCATTTTTGGCATCAAAACAACCAAAGATTTAGCCAACATGGGCAAAATGCTTTTCATTGCGCTCATCGTGGTGTTTGTATGCTCAATTGTGAATATTTTCCTTGGTAGTTCAATGTTTCAAGTGATTATTTCAAGTGCTGTGGCTATTCTGTTTAGCATTTATGTGGCTTATGATACACAAAATATCATTCGTGGGCTTTACCAAAGCCCAGTAGATGCTGCAATTAGCCTCTATCTTGATTTTTACAATATCTTTGTGAGCCTACTTTCGCTCATTGGACTTTCAAGCAGAGATTAA
- the ccoG gene encoding cytochrome c oxidase accessory protein CcoG, giving the protein MQQGFAHSYRKKRYIVYTLASLVLLIFPFIHINGHQLFLLSFDHKQLHLLGVVFDMQELYLMPFLLILMFVGIFFLTTLLGRVWCGWACPQTIFRVLYRDLLQTKIFGLRKKISNKQQGMDLSTFSAKIKAVLAFLILCVLCLMAAASLMFFFTPPSDFFAYIQEPLEHRVLLGFWLGFGIFFIFDIAFIQENFCIYMCPYCRVQSVLYDDDTVMVLYNDRRGGAVYAPNGIKNPLAPKKQNPQNECTNCTACVKVCPTHIDIRKGMQLECINCLECADACADVMAHYNRPSLINWKSTNSLDNNGKVRFVRFKTVGYVVILSIVFAILLVMGSKKETMLLNISRSGELYELRKNNIVDNHYVMLFHNTDEAEHQMFFEIRDVKGSDIAKSLEIITPKKPFRVKAGDKVKQIVTIRAKNRLAQGDYDIIIHAFATDSKDKIFVERKSKFIYPNPALLKE; this is encoded by the coding sequence ATGCAGCAGGGCTTTGCGCACTCTTACCGCAAAAAGCGATATATCGTTTATACTTTAGCGAGCCTAGTCTTGCTCATTTTCCCTTTTATCCACATTAATGGACATCAACTTTTTTTGCTCTCCTTTGACCATAAGCAGCTGCATCTCTTGGGCGTGGTATTTGATATGCAGGAGCTGTATCTTATGCCTTTTTTATTGATTTTAATGTTTGTTGGGATTTTTTTTCTTACCACACTTTTGGGGCGCGTATGGTGCGGCTGGGCTTGCCCGCAAACGATTTTTCGCGTGCTGTATAGGGATTTATTACAAACCAAAATCTTTGGCTTGCGCAAAAAAATTAGCAACAAGCAGCAAGGCATGGACTTAAGCACATTTTCTGCCAAGATTAAAGCTGTGCTTGCCTTTTTAATCCTCTGCGTGCTATGTCTTATGGCGGCGGCAAGTTTGATGTTTTTTTTCACACCGCCTAGTGACTTTTTTGCCTATATACAAGAGCCGCTAGAACATCGTGTGTTGCTTGGATTCTGGCTTGGATTTGGAATATTTTTTATCTTTGATATTGCATTTATTCAAGAGAATTTTTGCATTTATATGTGTCCTTATTGTCGCGTGCAAAGCGTGCTTTATGATGATGATACGGTAATGGTATTGTATAATGACAGGCGTGGGGGCGCAGTCTATGCGCCTAATGGCATAAAAAATCCTCTCGCACCAAAGAAGCAAAATCCACAAAATGAATGCACCAACTGCACTGCTTGCGTGAAAGTCTGCCCTACACATATTGATATTAGAAAGGGTATGCAGCTTGAGTGTATTAATTGCCTTGAGTGTGCTGATGCATGCGCTGATGTGATGGCACACTACAATCGCCCTTCACTCATCAACTGGAAATCCACAAACTCTTTAGATAATAATGGCAAAGTGCGCTTTGTGCGCTTTAAGACCGTTGGCTATGTGGTGATTTTAAGCATTGTGTTTGCAATCTTGCTTGTTATGGGAAGCAAAAAGGAGACCATGCTGCTTAATATTAGCCGCAGCGGCGAGCTTTATGAACTGCGCAAAAATAATATTGTGGATAATCATTATGTCATGCTTTTCCATAACACCGATGAGGCAGAGCATCAAATGTTTTTTGAAATCCGCGATGTGAAAGGTAGCGACATTGCTAAGTCGCTTGAAATTATCACGCCCAAAAAGCCCTTTAGAGTAAAGGCTGGCGATAAAGTAAAGCAAATTGTCACCATTCGCGCTAAAAACAGGCTCGCCCAAGGTGATTATGATATCATCATTCACGCCTTTGCAACAGATAGTAAGGATAAAATCTTTGTAGAGCGCAAAAGCAAGTTTATCTATCCTAACCCTGCTTTGCTAAAAGAATAA
- the purB gene encoding adenylosuccinate lyase produces the protein MLERYAREKMKSLWSENAKYSAWLEVEKALVRGWSKLGLIPKDDCEKICANAKFDIHRINEIEKTTKHDLIAFTTSVAESLGDESRWFHYGITSSDCIDTAVALQMRDSLRIIIDDVRELREAIKQKALQHKYTLMVGRSHGIHGEPITFGLVCAIWFDELGRHLSALDSTLKVISVGQLSGAMGNLAHTPIELEELVCADLGLTPAPVSNQVVQRDRYARLMCDLALLASSCEKIAVEVRHLQRTEVYEAEEYFESGQKGSSAMPHKRNPVLSENITGLCRMIRAYAMPAMENVALWHERDISHSSVERFILPDGFITADFMLARLTSVIKKLVIYPKNMMKNLNLTGGLVFSQRVLLELPKRGVSREEAYKIVQENAMKVWQILQNNGMKNGLSALDENGKSLFLQYLLADSKLVNLIGEQAIKECFEFSYYTKSIDSIFNRVFGTSSGE, from the coding sequence ATGCTAGAGCGATACGCACGAGAGAAAATGAAAAGTTTGTGGAGTGAGAATGCCAAATATAGCGCGTGGCTAGAGGTTGAGAAGGCGTTGGTGCGCGGCTGGAGCAAGCTTGGGCTAATCCCAAAAGATGACTGCGAGAAAATCTGTGCGAATGCGAAATTTGACATTCACCGCATTAATGAGATTGAGAAAACCACAAAGCACGACCTAATCGCCTTTACCACGAGCGTGGCGGAAAGTCTTGGCGATGAAAGCCGCTGGTTTCATTATGGAATCACAAGCAGTGACTGCATCGATACGGCTGTGGCGCTGCAAATGCGCGATTCGCTTCGCATTATTATCGATGATGTAAGGGAGCTGCGGGAGGCGATTAAGCAAAAGGCGTTGCAGCACAAATACACGCTGATGGTCGGGCGCAGTCATGGCATTCACGGCGAGCCTATCACTTTTGGGCTTGTGTGTGCGATATGGTTTGATGAGCTTGGGCGGCATTTGAGCGCGCTAGATTCTACGCTGAAAGTCATTAGCGTGGGGCAATTGAGCGGTGCGATGGGTAATCTAGCGCACACGCCAATCGAGCTTGAAGAGCTAGTGTGTGCGGACTTGGGGCTAACCCCAGCACCCGTGAGTAATCAAGTCGTGCAACGTGATAGATACGCGCGGCTTATGTGTGATTTGGCGCTGCTGGCGAGTAGTTGTGAAAAAATCGCGGTGGAAGTGCGGCATTTGCAGCGCACGGAGGTTTATGAGGCTGAGGAGTATTTTGAGAGCGGGCAGAAGGGCAGTAGTGCGATGCCGCATAAGCGAAACCCCGTTTTGAGCGAGAATATCACAGGGCTTTGCCGCATGATACGCGCTTACGCCATGCCCGCGATGGAGAATGTGGCGCTGTGGCATGAGCGCGATATTAGCCACTCAAGCGTGGAGCGATTTATCCTGCCTGATGGCTTTATCACGGCGGATTTTATGCTTGCACGCCTTACTAGCGTGATAAAAAAACTTGTGATTTACCCTAAAAATATGATGAAAAATTTGAATTTAACAGGCGGTTTGGTCTTTTCACAGCGCGTATTGCTAGAGCTGCCAAAGCGGGGCGTAAGTCGCGAGGAAGCCTATAAAATCGTGCAGGAAAATGCGATGAAAGTGTGGCAAATATTACAAAATAATGGCATGAAAAATGGGCTTAGCGCACTAGATGAAAATGGCAAGTCGCTATTTTTGCAATATCTGCTAGCAGATTCTAAATTAGTCAATCTAATTGGCGAGCAGGCAATCAAAGAGTGCTTTGAATTTAGCTACTACACAAAAAGCATAGATTCTATATTCAACCGCGTGTTTGGCACATCTTCGGGGGAGTAG
- a CDS encoding pseudouridine synthase family protein, which yields MPFVTRSYEILEPVAAFLFLMRAKGYTQAQAQKAIDRGRLSQNGRAVGKGEKICGYVELSEFEPCDMPLEPVFYNEYFCVYDKPHNLLTHPKGRFYHHSLNDALKKRFGNGANAIHRLDKQTSGLVLCASNPVYESQLKSLMEQRQINKTYLAIVQGELKQEMLISERIARGKVGDLRIKSFISPKGKPSHTLLRPLAYHKPTDSTLVSAIALTGRTHQIRLHCAHVGHRILGDPLYGVDEKYSRFYLANNATPHYEQYFGAPHLCLNAHTLSFIFKERTYYFVSCLRFECAPHFSAIWDKAGDKTGQNIQAQNNIFQV from the coding sequence ATGCCCTTTGTTACCCGCTCGTATGAAATTTTAGAGCCTGTGGCTGCGTTTTTATTCCTTATGCGCGCTAAAGGCTACACGCAAGCCCAAGCCCAAAAGGCTATTGATAGAGGGCGGCTTAGCCAAAATGGGCGCGCTGTGGGCAAGGGGGAAAAGATTTGCGGATATGTGGAGTTAAGCGAGTTTGAGCCTTGTGATATGCCGCTAGAGCCTGTATTTTACAATGAATATTTTTGCGTGTATGATAAGCCGCATAATTTGCTCACGCACCCAAAGGGTAGATTCTATCATCACTCGCTCAATGACGCGCTAAAAAAGCGATTTGGCAATGGGGCAAACGCCATTCATCGCCTTGATAAGCAAACAAGCGGGCTTGTGCTGTGCGCGAGCAATCCTGTATATGAATCTCAACTCAAATCCCTCATGGAGCAAAGGCAGATTAATAAGACTTATTTGGCAATTGTGCAGGGCGAGCTAAAGCAAGAAATGCTTATTAGTGAGCGTATTGCTAGGGGTAAAGTGGGGGATTTGCGCATAAAAAGCTTTATTAGCCCTAAGGGTAAGCCTAGCCACACTTTGCTGCGCCCTTTAGCTTACCATAAGCCTACGGATTCTACGCTTGTATCTGCCATAGCTCTCACAGGCAGGACACATCAGATACGCTTGCATTGCGCCCATGTAGGGCATCGAATCTTAGGCGACCCGCTGTATGGAGTAGATGAAAAATATAGCAGATTCTATCTTGCTAATAACGCCACTCCACACTATGAGCAGTATTTTGGTGCGCCGCATTTGTGTCTAAACGCTCATACGCTAAGCTTTATCTTTAAAGAGCGGACATATTATTTTGTAAGCTGCTTGCGCTTTGAGTGCGCGCCGCATTTTAGCGCGATATGGGATAAAGCGGGGGATAAAACGGGGCAAAACATACAAGCACAAAATAATATTTTTCAAGTATAA